The Hymenobacter sp. 5317J-9 genome has a window encoding:
- a CDS encoding helix-turn-helix transcriptional regulator produces the protein MTPFAELAASREYWLTKTQNELYDNVEQFLERKGWNRSQLAEHLGVTKGYVSQILNGDFDHKLSKLIDLSLAVGVAPNIKFQPVDEYVADYLSGYDHCINQDKVTVNISIQNTADAYRVSSSHGAIQVDTNHLVDAESFISYHPSQSKLVYA, from the coding sequence AGCCGAGAATATTGGCTCACCAAAACGCAGAATGAGCTTTACGACAACGTAGAGCAGTTTCTTGAGCGAAAAGGCTGGAACAGAAGCCAACTTGCCGAACACCTAGGCGTGACCAAAGGCTATGTGAGCCAAATCCTCAACGGGGATTTTGACCACAAGCTTTCCAAACTGATTGACTTATCGCTGGCCGTCGGTGTAGCACCTAATATCAAGTTTCAACCAGTTGACGAATATGTAGCCGATTATTTAAGTGGCTATGACCATTGTATCAATCAAGATAAAGTCACTGTAAATATTAGCATACAAAATACAGCGGATGCTTACAGAGTAAGCTCTTCCCATGGTGCTATTCAAGTTGACACTAATCATCTTGTTGACGCGGAAAGCTTTATTTCCTATCATCCTTCCCAATCAAAGCTTGTTTATGCCTGA
- a CDS encoding site-specific integrase, whose amino-acid sequence MKITRQLRLDALAADGTAPIQLTITWEGNRLRVGTGSVVKPEHWDEKQHQVKVQKGTPHETINPRLNRASEAASDAQAGATRQGRRLPKDELKAAVEAALRLEPVVAPPPPGPEGTASDAVSDFERLQRQWLAETLHRPRSGSGKPMAQTTQAGFEATLQRLLQYAGSRGIALDVERLDLAFYQDFRTYVLDELGQGLNTFGKHITRLKTFLAWVELELDVPVHRHYRKFVAPRKRGRVDALTEPELHLLAGLNFQDAETRERLLALRGLDHAQSNRREDWSAERWIAHVELARDKFLECCYTGLRISDANRAAWQHVRGNLLVLDGTAKNEATVYIPFYDDELFKPVALAARYEHRSPQDLLVPDCYRANEFLRVVQRLAGITRLKLTTKIGRKTFVTLKLYQGVPARLIMQATGHQTEEAFNHYVGVDELRLVEEFMRKSTRRRAA is encoded by the coding sequence ATGAAAATCACCCGCCAGCTCCGCCTCGATGCCCTGGCCGCTGACGGCACGGCCCCCATCCAGCTCACCATCACCTGGGAGGGCAACCGCCTGCGCGTGGGCACCGGGTCCGTGGTAAAGCCCGAGCACTGGGACGAGAAGCAGCACCAGGTGAAGGTGCAGAAGGGCACCCCGCACGAAACCATCAACCCGCGCCTGAACCGCGCCAGCGAGGCGGCCAGCGACGCCCAGGCCGGGGCCACCCGGCAGGGCCGCCGGCTGCCCAAGGACGAGCTCAAAGCGGCTGTGGAAGCGGCCCTGCGCCTGGAGCCGGTCGTGGCCCCGCCTCCCCCCGGCCCTGAAGGCACGGCCAGCGATGCGGTCAGTGACTTTGAGCGCCTGCAGCGCCAGTGGCTGGCCGAGACCCTGCACCGCCCGCGCAGCGGCTCGGGCAAGCCCATGGCCCAGACCACGCAGGCCGGCTTCGAGGCCACGCTCCAGCGCCTGCTCCAGTACGCCGGGAGCCGCGGCATTGCCCTGGACGTGGAGCGGCTGGATTTGGCCTTCTACCAGGACTTCCGCACCTACGTGCTCGACGAGCTGGGCCAGGGCCTCAACACCTTCGGCAAGCACATCACCCGGCTGAAAACCTTCCTGGCCTGGGTCGAGCTCGAGCTCGACGTGCCCGTGCACCGCCACTACCGCAAGTTCGTGGCCCCGCGCAAGCGCGGCCGCGTCGATGCCCTGACCGAACCCGAGCTGCACCTCCTTGCCGGCCTCAACTTTCAGGACGCCGAAACCCGCGAGCGCCTGCTGGCCCTGCGCGGGCTGGACCACGCGCAGAGCAACCGCCGCGAAGACTGGAGCGCCGAGCGGTGGATAGCCCACGTTGAGCTGGCCCGCGACAAGTTTCTGGAGTGCTGCTACACCGGCCTACGCATTAGCGACGCCAACCGCGCCGCCTGGCAGCACGTGCGCGGCAACCTGCTCGTGCTCGACGGCACGGCCAAGAACGAGGCCACGGTCTACATCCCCTTCTACGACGACGAACTGTTCAAGCCCGTGGCCCTGGCCGCTCGCTACGAGCACCGCTCCCCGCAGGATTTGCTCGTGCCCGACTGCTACCGGGCCAACGAGTTTCTGCGCGTCGTGCAGCGCCTGGCCGGCATCACCCGGCTCAAGCTCACCACCAAGATTGGGCGCAAAACCTTCGTCACCCTCAAGCTCTACCAGGGCGTGCCGGCCCGGCTCATCATGCAGGCCACCGGGCACCAGACCGAGGAAGCCTTCAACCACTACGTGGGCGTGGACGAGCTGCGTCTGGTCGAGGAGTTCATGCGCAAGTCCACCCGGCGGCGGGCGGCGTAG
- a CDS encoding chromate transporter, whose translation MPALLFLCLGSTAFGGPAAHVALMEEEVVRRRNWPTLAHKQVPPVLLTLVGAEAVRNGCIHKIEEVG comes from the coding sequence CTGCCGGCGCTACTGTTTCTGTGCCTGGGTTCCACGGCCTTTGGCGGGCCCGCGGCCCACGTTGCCCTCATGGAAGAGGAAGTGGTGCGCCGCCGCAATTGGCCCACGCTGGCCCATAAGCAAGTGCCGCCGGTCCTGCTCACGCTGGTGGGCGCGGAGGCGGTGCGTAACGGTTGTATTCATAAAATAGAGGAGGTTGGGTGA
- a CDS encoding metalloregulator ArsR/SmtB family transcription factor, with protein sequence MTSTAPPAAVDMGLSVEKMEKVAFILKTTAHPTRIAIVQLLAAQESLSVTDISEKLNVEQSLLSHHLSGMKLKGILSSTRDGKNIYYALKMREVIDVIQCLAACTFL encoded by the coding sequence ATGACATCCACCGCCCCCCCCGCCGCCGTTGACATGGGCCTCTCCGTTGAGAAGATGGAGAAGGTGGCTTTTATTCTCAAGACCACGGCGCACCCTACCCGCATCGCCATCGTGCAGCTGCTGGCCGCCCAGGAAAGCCTGTCGGTTACCGATATCAGCGAGAAGCTGAACGTGGAGCAGAGCCTGCTCTCGCATCACCTCTCGGGCATGAAGCTCAAGGGCATTCTGAGCAGCACCCGCGACGGCAAAAATATCTACTACGCCCTGAAAATGCGCGAAGTCATCGACGTGATTCAGTGCCTGGCCGCGTGCACGTTCCTGTAG
- a CDS encoding sulfite exporter TauE/SafE family protein, which yields MFHSLGYFAAIFIGLSLGIMGGGGSILTVPVLVYLMGVSPVLSTAYSLFVVGSTSVVGASGYFRKGLVSLKTAIVFLIPSLLAVFAVRKVLMPAIPHELFTMGSIVFTKDLLVLVAFAVLMVAAATSMIRSKQAEEVLDEELHHKHTFNYPLILTIGLVVGILTGFVGAGGGFLIIPALVLGARLPMKLAVGTSLAIIALNSLIGFSGDLSAGTPIAWSFLLGFLAFALGGIVLGTYLARFIPGAKLKPAFGWFTLAMGTFILAKELLFHHA from the coding sequence ATGTTTCACTCCCTTGGCTACTTCGCTGCCATCTTCATTGGCCTTTCGCTCGGCATCATGGGCGGGGGCGGTTCCATCCTCACGGTGCCCGTGCTGGTGTACCTGATGGGCGTGAGCCCGGTGCTGAGCACGGCCTACTCGCTGTTTGTGGTGGGCAGCACCTCGGTGGTGGGGGCTTCGGGCTACTTCCGCAAGGGGCTGGTGTCGCTGAAAACCGCCATCGTGTTTCTGATTCCTTCGCTGCTGGCCGTGTTTGCCGTTCGCAAGGTGCTCATGCCCGCTATTCCGCACGAGTTGTTCACGATGGGCAGCATCGTCTTCACCAAGGATTTGCTGGTGCTGGTGGCCTTTGCGGTGCTGATGGTGGCGGCGGCTACTTCGATGATTCGCAGCAAGCAGGCCGAGGAAGTGCTTGATGAAGAGCTGCACCATAAGCACACATTCAACTATCCGCTCATTCTCACCATCGGCCTAGTGGTGGGCATCCTCACGGGCTTCGTGGGCGCGGGCGGCGGCTTTCTCATCATTCCGGCGCTGGTGCTGGGCGCGCGCCTGCCCATGAAGCTGGCCGTGGGCACCTCCCTGGCCATCATCGCCCTGAATTCGCTCATCGGCTTCAGCGGTGACCTGAGCGCGGGCACGCCCATTGCCTGGTCGTTTCTGCTGGGTTTCCTGGCCTTCGCGCTCGGCGGCATCGTGCTGGGCACCTACCTGGCCCGCTTCATTCCGGGGGCCAAGCTCAAGCCGGCCTTCGGCTGGTTCACGCTCGCTATGGGCACTTTCATTCTTGCCAAGGAGCTGCTGTTCCACCACGCTTAA
- a CDS encoding rhodanese-like domain-containing protein, protein MKIEQFEDKGLAHFSYAVLSECAREIVLIDPARNPQPYYDYAQAHDANIVAVIETHPHADFVSSHLEIAQTTGAVIRVSKLLGADYAHEGFDEGQEFTVGKLTFRALNTPGHSPDSISIVLSREGRDVAVFTGDTLFIGDVGRPDLREKAGKLTAKREELAKQLYHSLREKLMPLAADVLVYPAHGAGSLCGKALAGANSSSIGAEKIGNPMLRDMSEEVFVKELLADQPFIPKYFGYDVALNKAGAPAYAPSVQQVLRLASGATLEASAVIIDTRPEAEFKKGHADGAINIQHGGKFETWLGSIVGPEERFYLLAADEATLEDLIQKTAKIGYEPLIKGALVGTPSTEATLPVLDVPAFREHPENYTIVDIRNPVEYRDEPIFDGAINIPLPELRERAGEIPTDKPVVVHCAGGYRSAAGSSIVADALSGTEVLDLSEAVKSFQSATAAH, encoded by the coding sequence ATGAAAATCGAACAGTTTGAAGACAAGGGCCTGGCCCACTTCTCCTATGCCGTCCTCAGCGAGTGCGCCCGCGAAATCGTCCTCATCGACCCGGCCCGCAACCCGCAGCCCTACTACGACTACGCCCAGGCCCACGACGCCAACATCGTGGCCGTCATTGAAACGCACCCCCACGCCGACTTCGTCTCGTCGCACCTTGAAATCGCGCAGACTACCGGGGCCGTTATCCGCGTGAGCAAGCTGCTCGGGGCCGACTACGCCCACGAGGGATTCGACGAAGGCCAGGAGTTCACCGTGGGCAAGCTCACGTTCCGCGCGCTGAATACGCCCGGCCACTCGCCGGATTCCATCAGCATTGTGCTCAGTCGCGAGGGCCGGGACGTGGCCGTGTTCACCGGCGACACGCTCTTCATCGGCGACGTGGGCCGGCCCGACCTGCGCGAAAAGGCCGGCAAGCTGACTGCCAAACGCGAAGAGCTGGCCAAGCAGCTGTACCACTCGCTGCGCGAGAAGCTGATGCCGCTGGCCGCCGACGTGCTGGTGTATCCCGCTCACGGCGCGGGCTCGCTCTGCGGCAAGGCCCTGGCCGGGGCCAACAGCAGCAGCATCGGCGCCGAAAAAATTGGCAACCCCATGCTGCGGGATATGAGCGAAGAAGTCTTTGTAAAAGAGCTGCTGGCCGACCAGCCCTTCATTCCCAAATACTTCGGCTACGACGTGGCTCTGAACAAAGCCGGCGCGCCCGCCTACGCCCCGAGCGTGCAGCAGGTGCTGCGCCTGGCCTCCGGCGCAACGCTGGAAGCCAGCGCGGTCATCATCGACACCCGCCCCGAAGCCGAGTTCAAAAAAGGCCACGCAGACGGCGCCATCAACATCCAGCATGGCGGCAAGTTCGAAACCTGGCTGGGCTCTATTGTAGGACCGGAAGAACGGTTCTACCTCCTCGCCGCCGACGAAGCGACGCTGGAAGACCTGATTCAGAAAACCGCCAAAATCGGCTATGAGCCGCTGATAAAGGGCGCGTTGGTGGGCACGCCTTCCACAGAGGCCACCCTGCCCGTGCTCGACGTGCCGGCCTTCCGCGAGCACCCGGAGAACTACACCATCGTGGACATCCGCAACCCGGTGGAGTACCGCGACGAGCCGATTTTCGACGGCGCTATTAACATTCCGCTGCCCGAGCTGCGTGAGCGGGCCGGCGAGATTCCCACGGACAAGCCGGTGGTAGTACACTGCGCCGGCGGCTACCGTTCGGCCGCCGGCAGCAGCATCGTGGCCGATGCCCTGTCCGGCACCGAAGTGCTGGATTTGAGCGAGGCCGTGAAATCGTTTCAGTCGGCCACGGCGGCGCACTAG
- a CDS encoding rhodanese-like domain-containing protein: MMFPSTFLLLIFAMFGLFQNPAPAYKNLTPAQFAAAVRQSGTVLLDVRRPDEFAAGHLPGAVNIDVTAPDFGQRIAQLDKTKPTYVYCRSGARSARAAQQLTSAGFGQVSNMLGGVLDWKDPLTTK, from the coding sequence ATGATGTTCCCTTCCACTTTCCTACTTCTCATTTTCGCCATGTTTGGTCTGTTTCAAAACCCCGCACCCGCTTATAAGAACCTTACCCCGGCCCAGTTTGCCGCCGCCGTGCGTCAGTCGGGCACGGTGTTGCTGGACGTGCGCCGCCCCGACGAGTTTGCTGCCGGCCACCTGCCCGGGGCCGTCAACATCGACGTGACCGCGCCCGACTTCGGCCAGCGCATCGCGCAGCTCGACAAAACCAAGCCCACCTACGTGTACTGCCGCAGCGGCGCCCGCTCGGCCCGGGCTGCGCAGCAGCTCACGTCCGCGGGCTTCGGGCAGGTATCGAATATGCTGGGTGGCGTGCTCGATTGGAAGGACCCGCTGACTACCAAGTAA
- a CDS encoding YeeE/YedE thiosulfate transporter family protein gives MFELLQQPWPWYVAGPLIGLTVPALLLVGNKALGISSALRHVCAACVPAGIQFLTYNWRAEIWNLVFVLGIALGGFIGYRLMGHPDVVGISAATVRDLKAEMHLTDFTGLLPRELFALDNLANWKGWVFLVLGGFLVGFGTRYAGGCTSGHAISGLSNLQWVSLVAVIGFFAGGLLMTWVIYPLMF, from the coding sequence ATGTTTGAACTCCTGCAACAACCCTGGCCTTGGTACGTGGCCGGACCCCTCATCGGCCTCACGGTACCGGCGCTGCTGCTCGTGGGCAACAAGGCGCTGGGCATCAGCTCGGCGCTGCGCCACGTGTGCGCGGCCTGCGTGCCGGCCGGCATCCAGTTTCTGACTTACAACTGGCGGGCCGAAATCTGGAACCTGGTGTTCGTGCTCGGCATTGCGCTGGGCGGCTTCATCGGCTACCGGCTCATGGGCCACCCCGACGTCGTCGGCATCTCGGCCGCCACCGTGCGCGACCTCAAAGCCGAGATGCACCTGACCGACTTCACCGGCCTGCTGCCCCGCGAGCTGTTCGCCCTCGACAACCTGGCCAACTGGAAAGGCTGGGTGTTCCTGGTGCTGGGCGGCTTTCTGGTGGGCTTCGGCACGCGCTACGCGGGCGGCTGCACCTCGGGCCACGCCATTTCGGGCCTCTCCAACCTGCAATGGGTGTCGCTGGTGGCCGTCATCGGCTTCTTCGCCGGCGGCCTGCTCATGACCTGGGTCATTTACCCCCTGATGTTTTAA
- a CDS encoding DUF6691 family protein, whose product MKYLKYLVLGTLFGIILTKSEVISWFRIQEMFRFQAFHMYGVIGSAIVVGMLSIQLIKRNRLKSIDGEEIKLVDKKFNHGVWIGGLIFGLGWALTGACPGPLFAQLGSGIGSAAVLILAALAGTWTYSALREKLPH is encoded by the coding sequence ATGAAATACCTCAAATATTTGGTGCTGGGCACGTTGTTCGGCATCATCCTCACCAAAAGCGAAGTCATCAGCTGGTTTCGGATTCAGGAGATGTTTCGGTTTCAGGCCTTCCATATGTACGGCGTGATTGGCTCGGCCATTGTGGTGGGCATGCTTTCGATTCAGCTCATCAAGCGCAATCGCCTCAAGTCGATTGACGGGGAGGAAATCAAGCTGGTCGACAAGAAATTCAACCACGGCGTCTGGATTGGGGGCCTCATCTTCGGACTGGGGTGGGCACTGACCGGGGCCTGCCCCGGCCCGCTGTTTGCGCAGCTGGGCAGCGGCATAGGCTCGGCGGCAGTCCTCATTCTGGCGGCCCTGGCCGGCACCTGGACCTACAGCGCCCTGCGCGAAAAGCTTCCTCACTAA
- a CDS encoding c-type cytochrome yields the protein MEPTDERVQQLPHLARLLMLLTAAVVLALVVVVTQLYGPPAPPAPVAEEDEATQGPPPAGSYHRPATPAPDTATLPRTAAGRRIRYGRELIAHTARYLGPNGSVAHLTNGMNCQNCHLQAGTQGFANNYLAVAATYPKLRARSGTVEGIEKRVADCMERSLNGRAVPDSSREMRAIVAYIKWLGQGIPKGKKVYGTGFVKLTYLDRAADPVIGKAVFAAKCQSCHGPEGQGQPLADHTVYQYPPLWGPHSYNDGAGLFRVSNFAKYVKAAMPFGATFDHPQLTDKQAWDVAAFVNSQPRPHLATPRDWPDLSKKPVDHPFGPYADGFSEKQHKYGPFQPIEDAHPQPAKGK from the coding sequence ATGGAACCCACCGACGAACGGGTGCAGCAGCTGCCACACCTGGCGCGCCTGCTGATGCTGCTGACGGCAGCCGTGGTGCTGGCGCTGGTGGTCGTGGTCACGCAGCTTTATGGGCCGCCGGCCCCGCCTGCACCCGTGGCGGAGGAGGACGAAGCCACGCAGGGGCCGCCCCCGGCCGGCAGCTACCACCGCCCGGCCACTCCGGCCCCCGACACGGCCACCCTGCCGCGCACGGCCGCCGGCCGCCGGATTCGCTACGGACGGGAGCTGATTGCCCACACGGCCCGCTACCTGGGCCCTAACGGCTCGGTGGCCCACCTAACCAACGGCATGAACTGCCAAAATTGCCACCTGCAGGCCGGTACGCAGGGCTTCGCCAATAACTACCTGGCCGTGGCCGCCACCTATCCCAAACTGCGCGCCCGCTCGGGCACGGTGGAAGGCATCGAGAAGCGCGTGGCTGACTGCATGGAGCGCAGCCTGAACGGCCGCGCCGTGCCCGACAGCAGCCGCGAGATGCGCGCCATCGTGGCCTACATCAAGTGGTTGGGCCAGGGCATTCCCAAAGGCAAAAAGGTGTACGGTACGGGCTTCGTGAAGCTGACCTACCTCGACCGGGCGGCCGACCCGGTGATTGGCAAGGCCGTGTTCGCGGCCAAGTGCCAGAGCTGCCACGGCCCCGAGGGACAGGGGCAGCCGCTGGCCGACCATACCGTCTATCAGTACCCTCCGCTGTGGGGACCGCACAGCTACAACGATGGCGCGGGCCTGTTTCGGGTGTCGAATTTTGCCAAATACGTGAAGGCGGCCATGCCCTTCGGGGCCACCTTCGACCACCCGCAGCTCACCGACAAACAGGCCTGGGACGTGGCCGCGTTCGTGAATTCGCAGCCCCGCCCGCACCTAGCCACGCCCCGCGACTGGCCCGACCTCAGCAAAAAGCCGGTGGACCATCCCTTCGGTCCCTACGCTGATGGCTTCTCCGAAAAGCAGCACAAGTACGGGCCCTTTCAGCCCATCGAGGACGCGCACCCGCAGCCCGCCAAAGGCAAGTAA
- a CDS encoding OprD family outer membrane porin: MSRFARLLGVGLLLAPAAAWAQQAEPALTRPVTGRTQLAPYPAPASADTVRARTLAEALGRGRWYGRLRNNTMATWNRGHGPDYFANGLGTGLRFETAPWHGVQVGAGGFAWASVGSDNLLTADAATGAVSRYEVGLFDVTNPSRRQLAGRAEELFVRYRFRQSVLTFGRQLLNTPLLNAHDGRLSPGYAQGLWLEFRELPGTTITGGWLTHIGPRSTAGWYSVANSVGLYPMGVTDAGLRASYAGHLRSRGLGVLAVSRQWGPRTTAQAWNYYADNLFNAAFAELTTGRAVGAGRLSLGAQVHYQRTVGTGGNPNPHLAYSAPGRQAQALSARLGYQRGPWNLSANYTRISRSGRFLFPREWGREPFYTFLPRERTEGLGGLDAAALLGSYTFARVPGLKAEVGYGHYYLPDVRDTRLNKYGLPSYQQLNASLTYPFAGWARGLRGQLLYVYKGALGETYGEARYVVNKVDFQQLNLILNYEF, translated from the coding sequence ATGTCTCGCTTCGCCCGATTGCTTGGGGTTGGCTTGCTGCTGGCCCCGGCCGCCGCGTGGGCGCAACAGGCCGAACCGGCCCTGACGCGCCCCGTCACCGGCCGCACTCAGCTCGCGCCCTATCCCGCCCCCGCATCGGCCGATACCGTGCGGGCGCGCACCCTAGCCGAAGCGTTGGGCCGTGGCCGCTGGTACGGTCGTCTGCGCAACAACACCATGGCCACTTGGAACCGGGGCCACGGCCCCGACTATTTTGCCAACGGGCTGGGCACGGGTTTGCGCTTCGAAACGGCCCCGTGGCACGGCGTGCAGGTGGGCGCAGGCGGCTTCGCCTGGGCGAGCGTGGGCTCCGACAACCTGCTGACGGCCGACGCAGCCACCGGGGCCGTGAGCCGCTACGAAGTGGGCTTGTTCGACGTGACCAACCCCAGCCGGCGCCAGCTCGCCGGGCGGGCCGAGGAGTTGTTTGTGCGCTATCGGTTCCGGCAATCGGTCCTCACCTTCGGCCGGCAGCTGCTCAACACCCCGCTGCTCAACGCCCACGACGGCCGCCTGAGTCCCGGCTACGCGCAGGGCCTGTGGCTGGAGTTTCGGGAGCTGCCGGGCACTACCATTACCGGCGGCTGGCTCACGCACATCGGGCCGCGGTCCACGGCCGGCTGGTACTCGGTGGCCAACTCCGTCGGGCTCTACCCGATGGGAGTGACCGACGCCGGCCTGCGCGCCAGCTATGCCGGCCACCTGCGCAGCCGGGGCCTAGGCGTGCTGGCCGTGAGCCGGCAGTGGGGCCCGCGCACCACCGCGCAGGCCTGGAACTACTACGCCGACAACCTCTTCAACGCCGCCTTCGCCGAGCTGACCACCGGCCGGGCCGTGGGCGCGGGCCGGCTCAGCCTGGGCGCGCAGGTCCACTACCAGCGCACGGTGGGCACCGGCGGCAACCCCAACCCACACCTAGCCTACAGCGCCCCCGGCCGCCAGGCCCAGGCCCTGAGCGCCCGCCTGGGCTACCAGCGCGGCCCCTGGAATTTGAGCGCCAACTATACCCGCATCAGCCGCAGCGGGCGCTTCCTGTTTCCGCGCGAGTGGGGCCGCGAGCCGTTCTACACCTTCCTGCCCCGCGAGCGCACCGAGGGCCTGGGCGGCCTGGACGCTGCCGCGCTGCTGGGAAGCTATACCTTCGCCCGGGTGCCGGGCCTGAAGGCGGAAGTGGGCTACGGCCACTACTACCTGCCCGACGTGCGCGACACCCGCCTCAACAAGTACGGCCTGCCCTCCTACCAGCAGCTCAACGCCTCGCTCACCTATCCCTTCGCCGGCTGGGCCCGGGGCCTGCGCGGGCAGCTGCTCTACGTGTACAAGGGGGCGCTGGGCGAAACCTACGGCGAGGCCCGCTACGTGGTGAACAAGGTGGATTTTCAGCAGCTCAACCTCATTCTGAACTACGAATTTTAG
- a CDS encoding DsrE family protein: MKNALEDPRLKGKLELELVVFSGGTVVFKKDQPYEADVLALQQAGVILAQCANSLKAHKLTKDDMLPYISVVPTGNGELIIRQTEGWVLVHP; the protein is encoded by the coding sequence ATGAAAAACGCCCTCGAAGACCCGCGCCTGAAGGGCAAGCTGGAACTGGAGCTGGTGGTGTTCAGCGGCGGCACGGTCGTCTTCAAAAAGGACCAGCCCTATGAGGCCGACGTGCTGGCGTTGCAGCAGGCGGGAGTCATCCTGGCCCAGTGCGCCAACTCGCTGAAAGCCCACAAGCTAACCAAGGATGACATGCTGCCTTACATCTCGGTGGTGCCTACCGGCAACGGCGAGCTGATTATTCGCCAGACCGAGGGGTGGGTGCTGGTGCACCCCTAG
- a CDS encoding MFS transporter, protein MTPQLGLRANWRQFSLLVLINAFVGGMVGLERSILPRLAEQEFHVVARSAILSFIVVFGLTRAVANYYAGAWATKLGRRNLLLIGWLFGLPVPLLLLWAPSWGWVIAANVLLGLNQGVAWSSTVVMKIDLVGPRQRGLAMGLNESAGYLAVAATAFASGWLATEYGLRPYPFYLGIGLAGLGLLGSLLVRDTRHHVALEAAQAPATPASPPLSFWDVTWRHPNLGAVTQAGLVNNLNDGLVWGLLPLLLASKGFSLTQIGTVAAVYPAVWGLGQLVTGPLADKLCKKDLLFWGMLLQGAVLLAMLFTSTYPAFVLLAALLGAGTALVYPTFLAAVAEYSPLTQRAHSVGIFRFWRDAGYAFGALLTGVLADAFGLGAALAAIWRGYGALGTRGTVAYALPARHCRVLHSD, encoded by the coding sequence ATGACGCCTCAACTTGGCTTGCGCGCAAACTGGCGGCAGTTCAGCCTGCTGGTCCTTATCAACGCCTTCGTGGGCGGCATGGTGGGGTTGGAGCGCAGCATTCTGCCCCGGCTGGCTGAGCAGGAATTTCACGTGGTGGCCCGCTCGGCCATTCTCTCGTTCATCGTCGTGTTTGGCCTCACCAGAGCGGTGGCCAACTATTATGCCGGGGCCTGGGCTACCAAGCTTGGGCGCCGCAACCTGCTGCTCATCGGCTGGCTGTTTGGCCTGCCCGTGCCACTCTTGCTGCTCTGGGCCCCGAGCTGGGGCTGGGTTATCGCGGCCAACGTGCTGCTGGGCCTCAACCAAGGCGTGGCCTGGTCGAGCACGGTGGTGATGAAAATTGACCTGGTGGGCCCCAGGCAGCGCGGGCTGGCGATGGGTTTGAACGAGTCGGCCGGCTACCTGGCCGTGGCCGCCACGGCCTTCGCCTCCGGCTGGCTGGCCACCGAATACGGCCTGCGGCCCTACCCGTTTTACCTCGGCATCGGTCTGGCGGGGCTGGGCCTGTTGGGCTCGCTGCTGGTGCGCGACACCCGCCACCACGTAGCCCTAGAAGCCGCGCAGGCCCCGGCTACACCCGCCAGCCCGCCGCTTTCCTTCTGGGACGTGACGTGGCGGCACCCCAACCTGGGCGCCGTCACGCAGGCCGGCCTCGTCAACAACCTCAACGACGGCCTGGTGTGGGGCCTGCTGCCGCTCCTGCTGGCCAGTAAAGGCTTTTCGCTCACGCAAATTGGTACTGTGGCCGCCGTATATCCGGCCGTATGGGGCCTGGGCCAACTCGTCACCGGCCCGTTAGCCGATAAGCTGTGCAAGAAAGACCTGCTGTTTTGGGGCATGTTGCTACAAGGCGCGGTCCTGTTGGCTATGCTGTTTACCTCCACTTACCCGGCGTTTGTGCTGCTGGCGGCGTTGTTGGGGGCCGGCACGGCGCTGGTATACCCCACATTTCTGGCCGCCGTGGCCGAGTACTCGCCCCTGACGCAGCGGGCGCACAGCGTAGGCATCTTCCGCTTCTGGCGCGACGCGGGCTACGCCTTCGGGGCGTTGCTCACCGGTGTGCTGGCTGATGCCTTCGGGCTGGGCGCCGCGCTGGCGGCTATTTGGAGGGGTTACGGTGCTCTCGGCACTCGTGGTACGGTGGCGTATGCATTGCCTGCCAGACACTGCAGAGTCCTGCACTCAGATTGA